Proteins encoded by one window of Paenibacillus sp. DCT19:
- a CDS encoding methyl-accepting chemotaxis protein, translating to MDIVQALIAVMPYFRVAMRQDVTLSIIDHEKFLYFSAGESLKQLKYQAGDPLLESNVNFRDLKGGTEKRWDHYPKELFGIPFDVAFIPIKDTQGNILALLNILYSMDDQDQLQQLMDAADNLTNQLMDSVQHVAAHSEELSATTEEILTNSKEAVQKSGNVNQVASFIREISEQTNLLGLNAAIEAARVGEAGAGFGVVAKEIRKLSVDTKDATTRIEESLLAVRQSIQGMENEIGEISASSQEQAELVNNFMTTIDELNSTNQQLKQFIDKIIKTDTQ from the coding sequence ATGGATATTGTTCAAGCACTAATTGCGGTGATGCCCTATTTTCGAGTGGCTATGCGTCAAGATGTAACCCTTTCCATTATTGATCATGAGAAATTTTTGTATTTTTCTGCGGGAGAATCACTGAAGCAGCTGAAATACCAAGCTGGAGATCCTCTGCTGGAATCCAATGTGAATTTTCGAGATCTGAAGGGCGGTACAGAGAAAAGATGGGATCACTATCCCAAAGAGTTATTCGGAATCCCTTTTGACGTTGCTTTTATTCCAATTAAAGATACTCAAGGGAACATCCTGGCTCTGTTAAACATCCTGTATAGCATGGATGACCAAGATCAGCTTCAACAACTCATGGATGCCGCGGACAATCTTACCAACCAATTAATGGACAGCGTGCAACATGTAGCTGCACACTCGGAAGAACTCAGCGCCACGACCGAGGAGATTCTGACCAATTCCAAAGAAGCCGTGCAAAAATCAGGCAATGTCAATCAGGTTGCCAGCTTCATTCGCGAAATATCCGAGCAAACGAACCTGCTTGGCTTAAATGCAGCTATTGAAGCTGCGCGTGTAGGTGAGGCAGGTGCAGGGTTTGGAGTCGTTGCCAAGGAAATTCGCAAGCTGTCCGTAGATACCAAGGATGCAACTACTCGCATTGAGGAATCTCTTCTAGCTGTTCGGCAATCAATACAGGGGATGGAAAATGAGATTGGTGAAATTAGTGCGAGTTCGCAAGAACAGGCAGAGCTCGTTAACAATTTTATGACAACGATTGATGAGTTAAATTCCACCAATCAACAGCTCAAACAATTTATTGATAAGATTATTAAAACAGATACACAATAA
- a CDS encoding FAD-dependent oxidoreductase, whose translation MGLPPIPESLWRATHSFDSYPKLEEDTTADVAIIGAGIAGITTAYLLSQKGLRVVVLEAGKVLDGTTGHTTAKVSAQHGVIFNELMQHFGHEQARMYYEGNAEAARWMRELVKSHQIDCQWADEDAYVYIQSEENLKKLEIELTAYGKLGIPGQWVDPLPIDVPSRAGIKMPGQARFDPLAYLHFLLDSAVKNGVRIFEHTTVTDVEEDAALHVRTYGNGPSVTAEHVVVASHFPVYDPGFYFTRLHAERSYALAVEPQKPFAGGMYISDDEPSRSLRTVLHEGKELILFGGENHKTGQGICTFGHYERLERYAADTYGIRNIPFRWSAQDLISLDKVPYIGPITGRHERVYVATGFAKWGMTTGTMAGHLLADRITGVENSHAEIFHPARFKSDPGIKNFIVENVNVAKELISGKVGIVHKHVNELGNDEGSVVRHDGKRAGAYKDTSGKLFLVDTTCTHLGCEVEWNEGERSWDCPCHGSRFNYAGQVIEGPAVKDLKVLEATE comes from the coding sequence GTGGGACTGCCTCCCATTCCGGAATCACTATGGAGAGCTACGCACTCCTTCGATTCATATCCCAAACTGGAAGAAGATACGACAGCGGATGTAGCCATCATCGGTGCTGGAATTGCAGGCATCACAACAGCGTATTTGCTATCCCAAAAAGGGCTGCGCGTTGTGGTTCTTGAAGCAGGGAAGGTGCTGGATGGAACAACTGGACACACCACAGCGAAGGTATCTGCACAGCATGGTGTCATTTTCAACGAGTTAATGCAGCACTTCGGACACGAACAGGCACGTATGTACTATGAAGGTAATGCGGAGGCTGCACGCTGGATGCGTGAGCTGGTGAAGTCACACCAGATTGATTGTCAGTGGGCTGACGAGGATGCTTACGTGTATATTCAATCCGAAGAGAACTTGAAGAAGCTTGAGATTGAGCTGACTGCCTATGGGAAGCTGGGTATCCCTGGTCAATGGGTAGATCCACTCCCTATCGATGTTCCATCAAGAGCAGGCATCAAGATGCCTGGACAAGCTCGTTTTGATCCGCTAGCTTATCTGCATTTTCTACTAGACTCCGCTGTGAAAAATGGGGTTCGCATCTTCGAGCATACAACGGTAACGGATGTGGAAGAAGACGCTGCCCTGCATGTGAGAACCTATGGGAATGGCCCTTCGGTTACAGCGGAGCATGTCGTTGTTGCCTCTCATTTCCCGGTGTATGATCCTGGTTTTTATTTTACGAGACTTCATGCCGAGCGATCTTATGCTCTAGCCGTCGAGCCGCAGAAACCCTTTGCTGGCGGTATGTACATCTCTGATGATGAACCATCCCGTTCATTGCGTACCGTCCTGCATGAAGGAAAAGAACTGATTCTCTTTGGCGGAGAGAACCACAAAACCGGTCAAGGCATCTGTACGTTTGGTCATTATGAGAGGTTAGAGCGCTACGCCGCAGATACTTATGGCATTCGCAACATTCCGTTCCGCTGGTCTGCACAGGATCTCATCTCACTCGATAAGGTTCCTTACATCGGTCCAATCACCGGAAGACATGAACGTGTCTACGTAGCTACCGGTTTTGCCAAATGGGGGATGACCACAGGTACGATGGCCGGGCATCTGCTTGCCGATCGAATTACGGGTGTAGAGAATTCACATGCTGAGATATTCCATCCAGCAAGATTCAAGAGTGATCCAGGTATCAAGAATTTTATTGTGGAAAATGTTAATGTTGCCAAAGAATTAATCTCTGGCAAAGTAGGCATCGTGCACAAACATGTGAATGAGCTCGGCAACGATGAAGGCTCAGTTGTCCGTCATGATGGCAAACGTGCTGGAGCATACAAAGATACATCCGGAAAGCTCTTCCTGGTTGATACCACCTGCACCCACCTGGGGTGTGAAGTGGAATGGAATGAAGGCGAACGATCATGGGATTGCCCATGCCACGGTTCACGATTTAATTACGCAGGACAAGTCATTGAGGGACCTGCGGTCAAGGATCTCAAAGTGCTCGAAGCAACGGAATAA
- a CDS encoding PadR family transcriptional regulator translates to MNVNIQFKKGVLELCVLVLINRQDRYGYELAQAVSKHIEVAEGALYPLLRRLVNDGYCTTYLQESTEGPPRKYYKLSDEGRVYMDTLTKEWNEFVRNVAHLIEDGNSNE, encoded by the coding sequence GTGAATGTAAATATCCAGTTCAAAAAAGGAGTGTTGGAGCTATGCGTCCTGGTCCTAATCAACCGTCAGGATCGTTATGGCTACGAACTGGCTCAGGCGGTCTCCAAACATATTGAAGTGGCCGAAGGTGCACTTTACCCACTTCTACGCAGGCTTGTGAATGATGGCTACTGTACGACCTATTTGCAGGAATCAACGGAGGGACCTCCACGTAAGTACTATAAGTTGTCTGATGAAGGTCGTGTTTACATGGATACCCTCACCAAGGAATGGAATGAATTTGTGCGTAATGTCGCACATCTTATTGAGGATGGTAACTCGAATGAATAA
- a CDS encoding DUF1700 domain-containing protein, with protein MNKQQFMQLMELQLSAMDPQERAELLADYEQHFELGLVDGRTEEDIARELGQPEAIAREALGDRYVLDTMITDHAYGVMPTNISPPQSSTTARNVFTGIGLIFLNLMLGLPLGLLLWSVWLTVAGFSLLALTPIAAVIDVLFFGEYVPSKLFFSIAACGIGILFAMLAKYLFKAFSSVTVQYVRWNKKRYKGSIMDDY; from the coding sequence ATGAATAAACAACAATTTATGCAACTGATGGAGCTGCAGCTTAGCGCGATGGATCCGCAAGAACGAGCAGAGTTACTTGCTGACTACGAACAGCATTTTGAGCTTGGGCTTGTGGATGGACGAACGGAGGAGGACATTGCCCGCGAGCTTGGGCAACCAGAGGCAATCGCACGTGAGGCACTTGGTGACCGGTATGTCCTGGATACGATGATTACGGATCATGCCTATGGCGTTATGCCAACGAACATTTCTCCACCACAGAGTAGTACAACGGCACGTAATGTGTTCACTGGGATTGGACTCATTTTCCTGAATCTCATGTTAGGTCTCCCGCTTGGTTTACTCTTATGGTCCGTCTGGCTCACGGTTGCGGGATTCTCTCTTCTCGCCTTGACACCCATAGCAGCAGTGATTGATGTCCTATTCTTTGGAGAATATGTGCCTTCGAAGTTGTTCTTCTCCATTGCAGCATGTGGTATCGGCATTCTGTTTGCTATGTTAGCCAAATACCTTTTCAAAGCCTTCAGCTCCGTCACGGTTCAATACGTAAGATGGAACAAAAAACGATACAAGGGGAGTATAATGGATGACTACTAA
- a CDS encoding DUF4097 family beta strand repeat-containing protein, with product MTTKKWFVTALLCILIGLVGVSVYGVEFGNQREDYSKRWDFKNDELQRLLIDANLNANIQFIVSPESQGYIEADGKWDKESIESLENATLSGGTFNLVKPDRVRIEFFNFNWSNSKPTITVAIPEGHTLDEVKLTSASTDYNLAGLHANTLDITNTSGEVRLKDITVPHIGLSLTSGDISGSGIKGDMNVKMTSGSFKMDAVTGNVTSDLTSGDFQIKELAGAANVTFTSGTVRIEQTTVAPIDVSGQSGDITIKAAPEFAGFYDVKVTSGDINIPESPMTSTDVIKARATSGSIKITQ from the coding sequence ATGACTACTAAAAAATGGTTCGTCACAGCCTTGTTATGTATTCTGATTGGTCTGGTTGGCGTATCGGTATACGGCGTTGAATTCGGTAATCAACGTGAAGACTATTCCAAACGATGGGACTTCAAGAATGATGAATTGCAGCGACTGCTGATCGACGCTAATCTCAATGCCAACATTCAATTCATAGTGAGTCCTGAATCTCAGGGCTATATTGAAGCAGATGGCAAATGGGATAAGGAAAGCATCGAAAGTCTGGAGAATGCTACATTATCCGGTGGTACGTTCAACCTCGTCAAACCCGATCGTGTCCGCATTGAATTTTTCAATTTCAATTGGAGCAACTCGAAGCCAACCATCACCGTTGCCATTCCTGAAGGGCATACATTAGATGAAGTGAAGCTTACCTCTGCCTCCACAGACTACAACCTAGCAGGGCTGCATGCCAACACACTGGATATTACGAATACATCTGGCGAAGTTCGATTGAAGGATATAACGGTTCCCCACATTGGGCTTAGTCTTACCTCTGGAGATATCTCTGGCTCAGGCATCAAAGGCGATATGAATGTGAAAATGACCTCAGGCAGCTTCAAGATGGACGCTGTCACTGGAAATGTCACCAGTGATCTGACATCTGGCGATTTTCAGATTAAAGAACTCGCAGGTGCAGCTAATGTAACGTTCACCTCAGGAACGGTAAGAATCGAGCAGACCACTGTAGCTCCGATTGATGTGTCAGGGCAATCTGGCGATATTACCATTAAAGCCGCACCTGAATTCGCAGGTTTCTATGATGTTAAGGTTACGTCGGGAGACATTAACATTCCCGAATCTCCGATGACCAGCACAGATGTAATCAAAGCAAGAGCAACTTCAGGCAGTATTAAGATCACGCAATAA
- a CDS encoding 3-ketoacyl-ACP reductase, producing MELKNRTAIITGAGKGIGRAIAEALAKEGVHLGLIARTASDLEALQKSLSQEYGVKVTSAIADISDRTQAEAAVAAIEMELGAIDILINNAGIATFGTLLDMDPEEWERILHVNVMGTYYVTRAVLPSMIKESSGSIINIASTAGERGFATGSAYCASKFALLGMTESLMQEVRKSNIRVTALTPSTVNTELATNAGLKVGDEDRMMQAEDVAELALATLKLSDRVFVKAAGIWTTNPQ from the coding sequence ATGGAACTTAAGAATAGAACAGCGATCATCACTGGCGCAGGTAAAGGGATTGGTCGTGCCATCGCAGAGGCACTTGCCAAAGAAGGTGTGCATCTTGGACTCATCGCTCGCACAGCTTCAGATTTGGAAGCCCTCCAAAAATCGCTTAGTCAAGAGTATGGTGTCAAAGTAACGAGTGCTATTGCTGATATCTCCGATCGTACACAGGCTGAGGCTGCTGTTGCTGCCATCGAGATGGAGCTTGGTGCTATCGATATTCTCATTAATAACGCAGGCATTGCTACCTTCGGTACGTTATTAGATATGGACCCAGAGGAATGGGAGCGTATCTTGCATGTCAACGTCATGGGTACATATTATGTAACACGCGCTGTACTGCCAAGTATGATTAAGGAGAGCAGCGGAAGCATTATCAATATCGCGTCTACGGCAGGTGAGCGCGGATTCGCTACAGGTTCAGCGTACTGTGCATCCAAGTTCGCCCTGCTGGGTATGACCGAGTCCCTCATGCAGGAAGTGCGCAAATCCAACATCCGCGTAACGGCGTTAACGCCAAGCACGGTAAATACAGAGCTTGCTACGAACGCAGGCCTGAAGGTTGGCGACGAAGATCGCATGATGCAAGCAGAAGATGTAGCTGAACTTGCTTTGGCCACGCTGAAGCTTTCGGATCGTGTGTTTGTTAAAGCTGCGGGCATCTGGACAACGAATCCGCAATAA
- a CDS encoding helix-turn-helix domain-containing protein: MDIGSAIRTIRKQKQITIMQLCEGTGLSKGFISNVENNKTSPSIATLESIADYLNVPLPYLLLTPEQRMNVVRKHERQETTAGSGQIKVQHLTAKGAMRLSIVELPPGASTGISKHVGEESHLILQGKIRAEQGEDVELLEEGDSFTWNAIVPHEVTNIGDEPAVVLIAVSKELDLDQLWNT, encoded by the coding sequence ATGGATATTGGCTCAGCCATTCGTACGATCCGCAAACAGAAACAGATTACGATTATGCAATTGTGTGAAGGTACAGGATTGTCCAAAGGATTCATTAGCAATGTGGAAAATAATAAAACATCACCATCAATCGCGACGCTCGAAAGTATAGCTGATTATCTCAACGTGCCACTTCCTTATCTGTTGCTGACGCCAGAACAACGGATGAATGTGGTGCGCAAGCATGAACGCCAAGAGACCACTGCGGGTAGCGGGCAGATTAAGGTGCAGCATCTCACCGCCAAGGGTGCCATGCGGTTGTCCATTGTGGAACTTCCGCCGGGAGCGTCGACAGGTATTAGCAAACATGTGGGAGAAGAGAGCCATCTTATTCTACAGGGCAAAATTCGTGCAGAGCAGGGCGAGGACGTTGAGCTGCTTGAAGAAGGTGATTCTTTCACTTGGAATGCCATTGTGCCACATGAGGTCACCAACATCGGAGATGAACCAGCCGTTGTGTTAATCGCCGTATCGAAGGAACTGGATTTGGATCAATTGTGGAATACCTAG
- a CDS encoding glyoxalase superfamily protein has product MLKGIVPILRMFDEKKAKEFYLDYLGFQLDWEHRFEPDMPLYMQISRDAIIIHLSEHHGDCTPGAALRVETDDVQALHQQLQLSNYKYARPGIEDTPWHSREMTVTDPFGNRIIFAQTSTE; this is encoded by the coding sequence ATGTTAAAGGGTATTGTGCCTATTCTAAGAATGTTTGATGAAAAGAAGGCAAAAGAATTCTATCTCGACTATCTCGGTTTTCAATTGGATTGGGAGCATCGATTTGAGCCAGATATGCCCTTATATATGCAGATTTCGCGTGATGCAATCATCATCCATCTATCGGAGCATCATGGGGATTGTACGCCCGGAGCGGCGTTGCGAGTAGAGACGGACGATGTGCAAGCGTTGCATCAGCAACTTCAACTCTCCAACTACAAATATGCCCGACCGGGCATTGAGGACACGCCTTGGCATTCAAGGGAGATGACTGTAACGGATCCATTTGGTAACCGAATTATTTTTGCTCAGACCAGTACGGAATAG
- a CDS encoding alpha/beta hydrolase has protein sequence MQSAYIHEVRLPAHYNADQQYPVIFALHGMGSDEQDMLRLMEPLQSDFIIIAVRGPIVQGGGYAFFQIKSIGNPIRELYDASVEGLQQLIVELSSKYAIDPSRRYVAGFSQGAIMAMTLALVMGDAIKGIVAMSGYLPQFVKSEYTLQPNPALSAFISHGDQDHLFPLQLGEDNANFFRQYTDHVTYVPYHGGHHVTPELYQQFQHFLRTDANLMTEEPKGLKS, from the coding sequence ATGCAATCAGCATATATCCATGAAGTCCGTCTTCCTGCTCATTACAATGCAGATCAACAATATCCGGTCATCTTCGCTCTGCACGGCATGGGCTCGGATGAACAAGACATGCTCCGTTTGATGGAGCCCTTGCAGTCTGATTTTATTATCATTGCGGTGCGTGGGCCAATCGTTCAAGGCGGCGGTTATGCTTTTTTTCAGATCAAGAGCATTGGCAATCCGATCCGTGAATTATATGATGCGTCCGTTGAAGGACTACAGCAATTAATAGTTGAACTGTCCTCCAAGTATGCTATTGACCCTTCGAGACGTTATGTTGCCGGGTTCAGCCAAGGCGCTATTATGGCGATGACTCTTGCACTCGTGATGGGAGATGCTATCAAAGGCATTGTCGCGATGAGTGGTTATCTACCGCAATTTGTGAAAAGCGAGTACACGCTACAACCGAATCCAGCATTATCTGCGTTTATCTCCCATGGCGATCAGGATCATCTATTCCCACTGCAGCTGGGTGAAGATAATGCGAATTTCTTCCGTCAATATACCGATCACGTAACCTACGTACCTTATCACGGCGGTCATCATGTGACTCCCGAGCTATACCAGCAATTTCAACACTTCCTTCGGACAGATGCAAATCTGATGACCGAAGAACCGAAAGGACTGAAATCATAA
- a CDS encoding SMI1/KNR4 family protein: MSEQRIYALMDELDAMLDEKVQDEENQELLSDYRELDGVTDEQLDAFEQEYGVQLPADFRAFYKRKNGSGYGFHILYPTDAEGSQDTAFYLLSLEKIHREQATVVENTLEDFYTAEEMSKLDARIKPYLFQKKWVTFGMLGGGSLYLMFDFDPTAEGTYGQIIMYKHDPDFIYYVAGTFTELLEQSNKNLRALDAIEY, translated from the coding sequence ATGTCGGAACAACGTATATATGCATTGATGGACGAGCTTGATGCTATGTTAGATGAGAAAGTACAGGATGAGGAAAATCAGGAGCTACTCAGCGATTACCGTGAGTTGGACGGTGTCACAGACGAACAGCTGGATGCATTCGAGCAGGAATATGGTGTGCAGTTGCCCGCGGATTTCCGTGCATTTTACAAACGCAAAAATGGGAGCGGTTATGGCTTTCACATTCTATATCCTACCGATGCCGAAGGCAGCCAAGACACCGCATTTTATCTATTATCGTTAGAGAAGATTCACAGAGAGCAAGCCACAGTTGTAGAGAATACGTTGGAAGACTTCTACACTGCTGAGGAGATGAGCAAACTGGATGCCCGAATCAAGCCTTATCTGTTTCAAAAGAAATGGGTTACCTTCGGAATGCTGGGAGGCGGTTCACTATATCTAATGTTCGATTTCGATCCAACCGCAGAAGGGACATATGGACAGATCATTATGTACAAGCATGACCCCGACTTTATCTATTATGTGGCTGGCACATTCACAGAGCTTTTGGAGCAATCCAACAAGAATCTACGCGCCTTGGACGCGATTGAATACTGA
- a CDS encoding cation diffusion facilitator family transporter, protein MAEQPKSESFMSLVKKGNTSSAVAMAGNAVLALCKGGAFLFSGSGAMFASAMHSLADAINQGFVFVGSVLSEKKPTPRFPTGFGRVINIFCMIAVIVVTIMAYETIHEGIHLLQHPVGHTGGLWINIGVLVLNILIDGAILIKAMKEILKEARAPKASGFGLVPAAIKNVGRAAPPTRLVFYEDVVAVLGATLALISVVVIALTNFALLDGIVTTLIGCLMIAVAFRVGYDNMIGLIGVAAPQDIEDKVSQTILADTHVADIQMMRIIQEGRYYHVEGLIELTKGLSLADADDIKFRIQEKLMTNPDIADAAISIIEDDGVNSWGKKHADISAK, encoded by the coding sequence GTGGCTGAACAACCGAAGTCTGAGAGCTTCATGTCTCTCGTCAAAAAAGGAAACACATCCTCTGCCGTAGCCATGGCGGGTAATGCAGTACTTGCTCTGTGCAAAGGAGGAGCCTTCCTATTCAGTGGTAGTGGTGCCATGTTCGCCTCGGCGATGCACTCTTTGGCCGACGCGATTAACCAGGGGTTTGTATTTGTCGGAAGTGTATTGTCCGAGAAAAAACCAACTCCACGATTCCCTACAGGATTCGGGCGTGTCATTAACATTTTCTGCATGATCGCCGTTATCGTGGTCACCATCATGGCCTATGAAACAATTCACGAGGGTATTCATTTGTTGCAGCATCCGGTTGGTCATACCGGTGGCTTGTGGATTAACATCGGTGTACTCGTATTAAACATCTTGATTGATGGAGCCATTCTGATCAAAGCGATGAAGGAAATCCTGAAAGAAGCCCGTGCACCCAAAGCATCAGGATTCGGACTGGTACCTGCCGCCATCAAAAACGTAGGCCGTGCTGCACCGCCAACCCGTCTCGTATTCTACGAAGATGTGGTGGCTGTACTTGGGGCGACACTTGCCCTGATCTCGGTTGTGGTCATTGCGCTGACCAATTTCGCACTGCTCGACGGCATCGTAACTACACTCATTGGTTGTCTCATGATCGCAGTAGCCTTCCGAGTCGGTTATGACAATATGATCGGACTCATCGGCGTAGCTGCTCCGCAGGATATTGAGGATAAAGTATCCCAGACCATTCTTGCAGATACCCATGTGGCCGATATCCAAATGATGCGCATCATTCAGGAAGGTCGCTACTATCATGTTGAGGGTCTGATTGAGTTAACTAAAGGTCTGTCCCTCGCCGATGCGGATGATATCAAATTCCGTATTCAGGAGAAACTGATGACCAACCCGGACATTGCCGATGCAGCGATCTCCATTATTGAGGATGACGGCGTCAATAGCTGGGGTAAGAAACATGCTGACATTTCAGCAAAATAG